A stretch of Penaeus vannamei isolate JL-2024 chromosome 18, ASM4276789v1, whole genome shotgun sequence DNA encodes these proteins:
- the Stoml2 gene encoding stomatin-like protein 2, mitochondrial: MISATIRGALRPCRSLLEARSSPAVQAVRNRSHLPLNTVVLFVPQQEAWVVERMGKFHRILEPGINVLIPFLDRVKYVQSLKEIAIDVPKQAAITSDNVTLSIDGVLYLRILDPYRASYGVEDPEFAITQLAQTTMRSELGKISLDYVFRERENLNIGIVEVINKASEAWGITCLRYEIRDIKLPGRVQEAMQMQVEAERRKRAAILESEGVREAEINVAEGKRRARILASEADKIEKINAAEGQAQALGIISQALEHKEGLNAASLSTAHSYIQAFQNMATKNNTLILPANVSDVTGIVGSAVTTYKALSKTLLTLSDKEESGSESKLENEEDTVDKP; the protein is encoded by the exons ATGATTAGTGCAACTATAAGAGGAGCTTTGCGGCCGTGTAGAAGTCTGCTG GAAGCGCGAAGTTCACCTGCAGTACAGGCAGTGAGAAACAGATCACATTTGCCACTCAATACTGTCGTGCTGTTTGTACCACAACAAGAG GCTTGGGTTGTGGAACGAATGGGAAAATTCCATCGGATACTTGAACCTGGAATTAATGTACTGATTCCTTTCTTAGACCGAGTCAAATACGTACAAAGCTTAAAGGAAATTGCCATAGATGTTCCAAAACAAGCTGCAATTACTTCTG ATAATGTGACATTGAGCATAGATGGAGTGTTGTATCTGCGTATTTTGGATCCATACCGAGCAAGTTATGGAGTAGAAGATCCAGAATTTGCCATCACACAGCTAGCACAAACTACAATGAG GTCAGAATTGGGAAAAATTTCCCTGGATTACGTATTCCGTGAGAGAGAAAATTTAAATATTGGTATTGTTGAGGTAATCAACAAAGCCTCCGAAGCTTGGGGCATCACTTGTCTCCGTTATGAAATCC GAGACATCAAACTTCCTGGTCGGGTTCAAGAAGCTATGCAGATGCAGGTTGAAGCTGAAAGACGAAAACGAGCAGCCATTCTTGAAtctgagggagtgagagaagccGAG ATCAACGTTGCTGAGGGAAAGCGAAGAGCTCGTATTTTAGCATCAGAAGCTGATAAGATAGAAAAAATCAATGCAGCTGAGGGTCAAGCCCAAGCCCTGGGGATTATCAGTCAGGCTCTTGAACATAAGGAAG GTCTCAATGCAGCATCGTTATCAACAGCACACTCCTATATCCAGGCATTCCAGAACATGGCTACTAAGAACAACACCTTAATTTTGCCAGCTAATGTTTCTGATGTAACTGGCATTGTTGGGTCTGCTGTAACTACTTATAAAGCCCTTTCCAAAACCCTCCTCACCTTGTCTGACAAAGAGGAATCTGGAAGTGAGTCTAAAttagaaaatgaggaagatacTGTAGATAAACCATAA